The following nucleotide sequence is from Candidatus Woesearchaeota archaeon.
TAGTTAGGAGCATAAAATGGTTGATATTACGCAGTTTGGAAACCTGAATTATACGTTTATTGCTATTTTATCATCATTATTCGCAGCAATAGCTAACATTCTTGCAAGAACGCTATTGAAAGACATTTCAACAAAAGATATTTTAGGTATTAATTTCTTAATTATGTCGGCAACCTTATTGCTATTTTCACCGTCATTCTATTATTTTAAAGTAACACCCTATTCATTATTTTTATTGCTGACAATTGCAGCTATTGACCTTATTGCAAACTATTTTTATTTTAAATCATTTGAAAATGCAGAAGCATCAATAGTGACACCGTTATTGTCAATAACACCAATGTTTGCTTTTTTCTTTGGCTGGATGTTAATTGGCGATGCAGTAAGCATAAAACAATTATTATTAGGAACTGCAATCGTAGGTTTAATCATTTATTTTTCATTTGATTTTTCAAAGAAAACTAAATTAACAGGAGAAAGCAAAGGAATATTATATGCAATAATCGCATCACTATTGTTTGGATTATCCGCAATTCCGAGTAAAATATTGCTAAGCAAATTAGAAGCAATAAATCCATTGTCATTATACATGCTGCGAGGAGCAATTATTGGATTGCTTGCAATCATGATTTTCAAAGTAGATCTCAGTAAAATTACGCCATCACATTTCAGAATCATAGTTGTCAGGGGATTATTTGTCATTACACAATGGGCTTTATTGTATTTTGCTTTGTTCAAAGGAAAAGTTGGCGTAAGCATTACCTTAGCCAATATTACGCCCATTTTCGTATTCATCCTCAGCATAATATTCCTGAAAGAAAAACCAACCTGGAAAAAGGCATTGGCAGCAGCAATGGTATTGGTATTGTCGTTTATGTTATAGTAAAAATAAGAGATAGTTTCAACGCAAGGATTAACAAATGTTTAAACCAGGAATTTGATTAAAATGCTTAATATTGTTTGTTTTCAAAGTACATTTATGCTCAAATGCAAGTGCACCAATAAATAGATCTTTAGTATCAATAACTGTTCCTTTCTTTTTAAGAAACGATGAGAAATCACTAACAATTTCAACTGATAAAGCTGAAAAGTTCAAGATAGTAATATTTTTTTCAAGAATTTTAATTTTTTCTAAGTTTTCTTGTTGTTTTGCAGATATTTTTGCTCCATGATAAAGCTCAAAAAGATTAACAATAGTGGTACAAAGATTATGATGCCTATTGGAGTCTATATAATCTACTGCATAAAACTTATTTCTCAAAAAATCCACTAGCACATCAGTATCTAAGCAAATGTTTTCCATTTTTTCCATCCCTTTCTTAAACTATTTTTCATTTCCTTCACTTCCTTATCAGTCATTTTCCAACTTCCTGCTAAATTCATGATATTTTGAGAAGTTGGTCTTTCCTTCAATGTTTTGAGTGCTGAATCTATAGATACTGAATGACCTGTTTCTTTTTGTAATTTCCCTGCCATAGATACCAGCCAGGTATAATTTTCTTCACTTATTTTAATTGTCTTCATCCCCATAATTACCACCTTAACTACTAGGTGGTAAAAGTAGTATTTATAATTTTCTAATAAGAACTAATGATACAAACACCTTAATTAAACCACCTACCAAAATTCCGCAAATTTTCCGATGAAAACATAAAGATATTCGAAAAATCAGAAAGATTTTCATTAGCAAAGTTCATTTTCGAAAATCCTTCAAAATAATCGAAAGACTTTCGTAGTAAAAATCAATAAATAAAACCTCATTGAGAAGCATTACGACGATAATATATTGCTTTGGCAAATAAACTCATGGCTCCAAACAATTAAGATATAATTACATTATTAATATCTTCAATATCTTTAAACTGTTTCACAAGAATCTTTTTAGAAAATGAGGACTTTTCAAAGAATTCTAACTCTTTTTCTTCAATCTTCTTTTTATATTTTACTTCTATGGCAATTGTTTTCTTTTTAATTAGTATGATAAAATCAATCTCTTTATTGTTTTCAAAATAATAGTATAGAGGATACTGTTTAATCTTAAGATATACTAAATTTTCAACTAAGCTTCCTTTATCTTTAAATCCAACAAAAGCATTTCGTATACCTACATCTGCAATGTACAATTTTTTGGGAGAATGAATTTTTTCATTAAGAGATTTTGCATACCTATCAATTGAATAAAACAAAAAAGTATCTTTAAAATATTCAAGAAATCTCCGTATGGTATCAACACTTACTGAAAGCACTCTCGCAAGCTTAGACAGGGTTATTGTTTTGCCAGCTCGTTCACAAAGTAATTGAAACATTTTCTCAACAATATCTTTTTCTTTAATATTATGATAGGCAATAATATCTTTATAGAGTATTTGTTCGATAGTATTTTTTAAACAGTTTACATCTTGAGTAAGCACATATTCTGGCATACCTCCTATTTTGAGATATTCTTCAAAGTAGCTTTCAAGTAAATACTGTTCTGATGGTAGTATATTGATATTTTTAAATTGAAGAAATTCAGTAAAATCTAACGGAAGAACTTCAATGATTAATGACCTGCCAACAAGATAATTATTTTTTGATTTAAGCAATGATGCTGATGATGAAGATGCAAAAAATTTAATATTTTCAAGATCATAAAAGTTTTTTAATTCCTGCTCAAAAGATGATGATTGTGTTACTTCATCTAAAAAAACATAAATGGGTGTTTCCAAACCAATACTATGCATTTTTCTATATTCTTCAACCAATTGGTGTATTGTTTTATCTTTAAAAGAAATAAAATCCATAGTCAGATAGAAAATTCTCTTAGGTTCTGTTGTCGAAAGCAAATAGTGGATAAGCTGCTTTAATAAGGTTGTTTTTCCTACTCTTCGCAGACCTGAGAGAAATACTATTTGTTTTGTTTGAAGCTCTTGTTTCATCAAACTAAGGTATTTTTCCCTTGTAAGACCTGCAGAAAACTCCTTTTTCTCCCACCAAGGATTCATTAATGAAAATATCTGTTGTAAATCATCCATAAGCATATTAAACCACATACTTATTTATATAGTTTACGATAGTATAGTACGATAATACTATTTATCTTACGATAATATCTCAAACTATAAATAATGCATAACAAGGAAAATGTTCTCGTTTTCAAAAGAAAATCAATCATTTTATATACTACTACATACAAAGTATGTAGTAATATACTAAAATATGTAATAGTATGTAATAAACAATAGTAGTACCCAAAACATGAAAGAACGTATAACAGTTACTATTGAAGGCGATTTATTGAATTGGATTGACAAAAGAATAGAAGACAAACTTTTTGCCAATAGAAGCCATGCATTTGAGTACTTAATAAAAAGAAAAATGATAAAGAGGTGGCCATAATCGAAATAAAACTTTCTCCATTGTACTATCTCTTCTCCAAAAAAGGCTATAAAAGTCTTTTTTGGAGTGAAGATGAAAGAGATATGATAATACATCCAGAAAAAGAGGTAAGCAGCTATGAAAATACAGTTTCTTGGAGCAGCTAGAGAAGTAGGAAGAAGTTGCATCTTAGTAGATGACACCTACTTATTAGACTGCGGCATCAAAATTAGTTCTGAAGGACAGGAATATCCACAGCTGCCAAATGTAGCCAAAATAAAAGCAGCTTTTCTCAGCCATGGGCACCTTGATCATTGCGGCGCGTTTCCTTATTTTAATTTCAAAGGACTTAATTGCAATATTTACTGCACTTCTATGACAAAAAAAATTGCAAAAATTCTTCTCCATGATTCTATTCACATTGAAATGCTTTCAACAAGAGAGCCTGCTTATTCAGAGGATAACATCAGCAATGTATTGGGTTTGATGAATGAAGTTAAATTCCATCACCCTTTTTCCATAGAAAAAGGCACTGCTGAGTTTTTAGACGCCGGCCATATTCCTGGAAGTTCTTCAGTGCTTTTAACCATTAACGATAAAAAAATATTATACACGGGAGATATTAATACATCAACCACTAATTTGATGGAGGGATTAAGATATCAGCTTCAGGATATTGAAGTGATGATTTGTGAAACAACCTATGGAGATAGAGAACATCCTGACAGAAATGAAAGTGAAAATAATTTTCTTAATGGTATTGAAGCAACACTAAAACAAAAAGGAAAAGTGCTTATCCCCTGCTTTTCTGTTGGCAGAGCACAAGAAGTGATCTTAATGCTCGGCAAAAGAAAAATCAATGTTCCTATATATGTAGATGGTATGGCAAAAAAAGTGACAAAGATAGTATTGCAGCAGCCTGAGTATCTTAGGAATGGCCATGCATTGCGAAAAGCATCAGAGGCAATAAAAACCATAAAAAGCTCTCGACAAAGAGCAGAAGTAGTAAAAGAACAATGCATTGTAGTAACAACCTCTGGTATGTGCGTTGGCGGACCAGTATTGGATTACATTAAATTATTATATCATGATGAGAAAACAGGCATTTTTCTTACAGGATATCAAGCTGAAGGTAGCAACGGAAGATTATTGATGGAAGAGCAAAAAGCCTTTGTTGATGGGATGATGTTAAATGTAAAATGCCATATTGAAAAATTTGATTTTTCAGCGCATTGTGGAAGAAAAGAATTAGTAGCATTGATTAATGACATACAACCAAAGCATCTCATCCTAAACCATGGTGATGAAGAAGCTATGGAAAGCATCAAAAAAGAATTCAGCAAGAAGATGAAGGTGTACACACCGGAATTAAATCAGACAATTACCATAGTATAAAATTAAAGATCAAAAAAGAGGTTAACGATATGAAACTAACTGCCGAAGATTTCATAGAAGTTATTGATGAAGAAGAACTTTACAAACTAAAAACAGATTTGTATAATGGCTCTGTTGCATTAAAAAAAATGGTTGACAGCAAATTAAAGCAATTAGAAGATAAAAAGCGTGGATTTTGCAACACCTGCGGAGAAGATTTACTAGAACTTGATGGTAGTTTCACCCTGTTGTTCGGTCCTGAAGATTTTAAGAAGAAGGTATCTTTCTGCGCCCATGATTGTTTGGAATACTTCCTCAATGAAATAAAAAAAAGGCCAGAAGAAAAAAAGTTATAATCATTCAAAAAGAGGTGGTTACATGGAAGATAGCAAAAAAAAGACCAATGACGAGATTTACGATCAATGGGTTGAATACATGAAAAAAAGAAAAGAAATGAAGCAACAATAAGGAGCTAAAAATGCCTGAAATCGAGTTTGCGGTGTTGATCTTCTGGTTTACTTCGTTGTTCTCTATAGTTAATCCTATATCTGCTGCTATTATTAGTTTAGGTTTTATGAAAAATTATACGCATCAAGAAAGAAAAGAAGTTGCAAAAAGAGCTGCAATAATAGCAAGTGTTGTTTTAATCATTTTTAGTTTAGCAGGCAATGCCGTCTTCAGATTTTTTAGTGTGAGCCTGGAAGCGCTCTATATTGGTGGAGGGATTTGTATTTGCTTGATTGGGTTTAGGATGCTCAATCCTCATGAATTTCATAAAAGATTGCATCCTGAAGTGCATGCAGAAGCATTGAAAAAAGATGATGTTTCAGTGATGCCACTGGCAGTGCCGTTGCTTTCTGGTCCTGGCGCCATAGCTACAACCATATTGATAAGCTCAAAGATAACAACAACTACAGAACGGGCATTATTAGGTATGGTTATTGTAGTATTAGGAATTTTAATATACCTTTGTATTGGAAACGCTGATCGGATTGATAAATTTCTAGGAAAAACTGGGGCAAAAACTGTAGAAAAAATCATGGGAATTATTATTGTCACCATAGGAATTCAGTTTATTCTCAATGGAATTACAAAATATGCATTCTTAACATTTGGAATTTAAAATTAAAGAATAAATATTTATAAACAATTAAAAAGTTCTCTATGTTATGGAAACAGATTTTTATCGAGAGATAATTGAAGCAGTAAAAAATAAAAAATTAGAACCAGAAAACTTAAACAAAATAAAGCGTGAACTTTCAAAAAAATATAAATTAGGATATATTCCAACAAATATTGAAATTTTATTAAGAGCTAAAAAAACTGAGCGCGAGAAATTAAAAGCATTGCAATTAAAACCAACACGTTCTATTTCTGGGGTTGCAAACGTAGCAATTATGTCTGCGCCATATGCCTGCCCTCCGCAAGCGCAATGCACCTTCTGCCCTGGAGGTCCAAACTCGCAGTTTGGGACAGTTCCTAAATCATATACAGGCCATGAGCCAAGCACGATGAGAGGAATCAGAAATGACTATGATCCTTATTTACAAGTGTTTAATCGTATTCAGCAATATGTTTTGCTGGGGCATAGCTTTGATAAAATTGAATTAATTATTATGGGTGGCACATTTACCAGTTACAGCAAAGTGTATCAGGAAAAGTTTATCAAATACGCTTTAAAAGCAATGAATGATTTTTCTGATCTTTTTTTTATTGAAAAAAGATTCAATATCGAAAAATTCAAGGAATTTTTCGAGCTGCCTGGAGATATTGAAGACCATGAGCGTGCAGCAAAAATTAAAGAAAAATTGCTTAAAATAAAAGGAGACAGCGCGTTAGATAAAGAACAGCAGCGTAATGAAAAAGCAAATATAAAATGTGTTGGATTAACTTTGGAATCACGATCCGATTATTTGAAAAAAGATTATGCAAATTACATTCTTGAGCTTGGCTGCACAAGAGTTGAAATAGGAATACAGTCAGTGTATGAAAAACCTTTGATCATGGTAAAAAGGGGTAATACAACGCAAGATAATATAGAAGCAATCCGAGATCTGAAAGATCTCGGATTTAAAATAAACCTTCATTATATGTTAGGATTGCCTGGTATTAAAGACAAAAAGGAAGATCTTGAAGGTATGAAACAGTTATTTTCTAATCCTGATTACAAACCTGATATGTTAAAGATATATCCATGTATGGTGTTCAAAGGAACACCATTGTATGAAGAGTATGTTAAAGGAAACTATAAACCATACAGTACTGAAGAAGCTGCTAAAATGATTGCAGCATTCAAGCCTTTTGTCGGCCGTTATTGCAGAATAATGAGAGTTAACCGTGACATTCCTTCTAAAATGAACGAAGCAGGAATTGATAAAACCAATTTACGTCAGTATGTAGACCAGTTTAATCATCACTGCAAATGTATAAGATGCAGAGAAGTTGGCCACGTTTATAAAAAAACAGGAAAAAAACCTGAAAAGATAGCATGTATTATTGAAGAATATGAAGCAAGCAAAGGAAAAGAATTCTTTATTTCATATGAAGATAAAGAACAAGATATTCTGCTCGGATTTATCAGAATGCGATTCCCGAGCAGAATATTAAGAAAGGAGATTACTAAAACAAGTGCTTTAATCAGAGAGCTTCATGTGTATGGATCTGCAGTAATGATTGGAAAAAAAGAATCGTTATCCATAACAAGTATTGCACAGCATAAAGGTTTAGGAAAAAAACTATTGAAAAATGCGGAAACTATTGCAAAGAAACAGGGAAAAGATAAAATAGTAATAATCGCAGCATTAGGAACAAGAGAATACTATCGAAAATTAGGTTATAGAAAAGAAGGACCATATATGATAAAGAAACTTAGAGTTTCTTTATCAGTCGAGTAGTACGTAATAAGTCTGGGGTTTTAGCACCTACTTTTGTGAAGCTGTTCTTATATTTGCTGTGAGGATTTTTCGGGGTTCCTTGCCGATAGGCAAGTCTTATAATCCCAGACGCAAGCCAAATTATGACTCCTTGATTTATAAGAAAAATCCAATTGAAACACACTTCAAAAGCTGAACTGGCGCTACCTGAATCCGAAGGATCTCAGGGATTAAAAATAGTAATTTTTAATAAAACCATAAAAGACTTATTACGTACGTCGAGTATAAACATTTATATACTAGTAGCTACATGAAATGATTAAGAGGTGGTACTAGTATGGCTAAAAAGAATACGCCCAAGAACAATTCACATTTCTCAGTTTACATCTATTTAGTAGCAATTGTCGCTATTGTTGCTATTTTTTATATAGTTTTAATGCAGAAAGAATCACCAGCAATTAAAGACGCAGAAACTTCAACAAATGTTATTACCGGTAATGTAATTTCTCCATTAAGTGGCAATCGTGATACGTATGCAGTTAAGAGATATTTTATTAATAATAATGAGGATTGGTCAACAAGAATAGAAGTTGCCATTGCATCAGCTAAAGAGCCGGTGACTGATGTAATTCACAAAACATATGGTGTCAGCACAAAAGTTACCTCTGAAGAAAGCGCAAAAGAGGTAGGAACATTAAGTTGTACAGTTAGCAAAGAAGGATCATACGGCAGAGTTGGAAAAAAAAATGAAAAAAATTGGAACCAAGTAAGATATGACTGTAAAGCAAGTTTCCCTGAAATTTCAACGTCTGACGCAAACAAAAGACACACTATTACCGTAATAGACAGTTACGGTAATGTAGGAAAAGAAGAAGATGTTGATGATGATCGCCCTGAATTTACTGAGTTTAAATATGGTTCTTCATCAAAGAAAAAAGTGTATTTTGGAACAGTATTAGACCGATGGGAATTAGATAAAAGTTAGGTGAGATACATGGAACATAAATATAATTGGGTAATATTAGCTGTAGTTGCTGCGGTTGGCGTATTTACGTTATTTTTTGGAACAAATAATAATAATAATATGACTGGTTACGCATTTGTAGATGCCGGAATGAGCAAATCACAAGTTGCTCTTGATTATTACCAAGAAAGGCTCCCTAATGGAGATCGAGCATTTGTTGTTTTAACAAGTGATAAAGTAGAAGATATTTTATTGTATAAATGGCGTCTTGGAACTATCAGAGAAACAAGAAGCGCCAAAGAAGAAGGATTATTAACAGAAAAAGGCGCTACATTTATCGAACCATTATATAATTACAAAACTGATATGGGTTATGTATATACCGTGCGAGCACTGCATAGTTCAGGAAAGATGACAAGCCATTATAAGGTAAAGAATATTATTGCTTATAACCAAAAGCAATTATCTAAGCTTCGTAATGAGAAAGGCACATTTACCCATCAATAGGTGAAGCCATTGCTGCATAAGATGAGTAAAAATACAGAAGTTGTGTTTATTGTTCTCATAGTAGTTGTTAGCTTTTTTGCTGTAACTAGTACAAAAAACCAAAGTAATGTAATAACAAGTAATGCATTTAGAACAAACCCTCACGTAAGCATGACAAGCGATGGAACAACATTTAAAACAGAAGAAACAACAGAATATAAAGGTCCATTGCATATTTATGCTGAAACAAATCAAATAAAAGATCCATTAAAAGATATTTTTCTAACCATAGCAATCAAAGGAAAGCAGGTTGCAGAGCATCAAGCTTCAAAAGAGGCTGATTTTTTTTATTGTAAAGAAACAAATTCAAATGAAAGAAAGTATGACTACGGTATTAAGCCATTGTATAAGTGTTTCACACAGTTCACCTTTGATTATGAAACAAGAACATATTATTTGGCAAAAGCACCAATATTTTCTCTTTCAAGTTTAGACCAATATGATCGAAGGGGAGTGCAGAGAAGAGTGATCTTGCAAGAAGGTCACGTAAATGGTTAGAGTGTGAGATAGTATGATAACAATTAAGCAACAACCTGATAGCAATGTATTAATTATCCCATTATTCAAAGGAAAAGTGCCTAAATTAAATACAACACTTTCAAAAATTCTTTACTACAACAAAACTTTTGCTGAGGAAGACAAATTTAATACGACGTTTATTGAGAGAGAAACAATCATCTTCGCTGGTTTAGGAGAAGAAAATAAATTAACACAGGAAAAAGCGCGTATTTTCGGTTCAAAAGTATATGGTTTTCTTAAAAGCAAGGAAATTAAAGAAGCTTCTCTGATTGAATTTTCATCAAAAGCTGAAATACTACAGGGATTTGCAGAAGGCTGGCATTTGGCAGGATATGCCTTTGATAAATATAAAAAAGAAAAAGAAAAAAGAGTTGAAAACTTAACCTATGTTTCAAAAGAAAAAAAACTGCAGGAAAATCTTGATAATGCTGCAAAAATAACTGAAGGAGTTATGATTACTCGTGATCTTGTTAATGAAATTCCTTCAACAGCGCATCCAAAATATATTGCAGATTATACAAAAAAATTATTTGTAAAAAGTAGTAAAGTAAAGGTTAAGATTCTTGGAAAGCCAGAAATTGAAAGATTAAAAATGGGTTGTTTACTAGGTGTAAGCAGAGGTTCTCCTGGAGAACCGCAAGTAGTTATTATTGAATATACTGGATTGAAATCTTCCAAAAAACACCATGTTCTTGTAGGAAAAGGTGTTACCTATGACAGCGGTGGCTTAAACTTAAAACCGACAGGTTTCTTAGAAACCATGAAAGATGATATGGGCGGAGCAGCAGCGATTATTGGCGCTATAAAGGCAATAGAAAACTTGAATGTACCAATAAATATTACCGGCATCTTAGGTTGTGTTGAAAACCTGATTGGAAGCAATGCTTATAAGCCAGGAGATGTCTTAATCAGTGCCGCTGGTAAAAGTGTAGAAGTCGCAAATACTGATGCTGAAGGCAGATTAGTTTTAAGTGATTGCCTGCACTATGCTACAACATTAAAACCTGAAGCAATTATAGATCTTGCAACATTAACAGGTGCTGCGCTTGTAGTGATGGGAAAGAATTTTGCTTGTGTTATGGGTAATAATCAAAAAATGATTAATGAAGTCATCAAAGCAGGCGAAGAATGCCATGAACGTTCATGGGAGCTGCCGCTTTATGATGAATTCAAAGAGGATATTAAAGGTAGTATTGCTGATCTCAAGAATTTAGGAAAACCTAAAGGAGAAGCTGGTACTATTGCAGGAGGGATATTCTTACAAGAATTTGTAGACAAGTACCCTTGGGTTCATATTGATATAGCTGGTCCTGTATGGTCAGACAGCCAAAAAAATTATATACCTGAAGGTGCTACTGGCTTTGGAGTAAGGTTATTAGTCCAACATTTTACCAATCTTACTCATAAGTAAGGTGAGAATGTATGCCAGACATAAGAAAACAGTTAACCTGCCAGCGTTGCGGAAAAAGTATGCCAATAGATGATGTTAAATACCTTCCTAAGCCTGGAAGTTCTGATTATATAGTTAGTTGCATTCCATGTTTAGAAAAAAACAAACATCTTGAATCACACACTCCTAAAAGTATTCCTGAAACAAGCGAAGGTAAGAAGAAAGTATACTTTTGCGGAAGATGCAGATATAAATTCACCTATGATACTACAAAAAAAGCCACAACAAGATTAAAATGCCCTATGTGCGGCAAAGATGATTTCTTAAACAAAGATTTGAAGACAAGCAAGGATGTGTTGAAAGAAGT
It contains:
- a CDS encoding DMT family transporter, with the translated sequence MVDITQFGNLNYTFIAILSSLFAAIANILARTLLKDISTKDILGINFLIMSATLLLFSPSFYYFKVTPYSLFLLLTIAAIDLIANYFYFKSFENAEASIVTPLLSITPMFAFFFGWMLIGDAVSIKQLLLGTAIVGLIIYFSFDFSKKTKLTGESKGILYAIIASLLFGLSAIPSKILLSKLEAINPLSLYMLRGAIIGLLAIMIFKVDLSKITPSHFRIIVVRGLFVITQWALLYFALFKGKVGVSITLANITPIFVFILSIIFLKEKPTWKKALAAAMVLVLSFML
- a CDS encoding type II toxin-antitoxin system VapC family toxin — encoded protein: MENICLDTDVLVDFLRNKFYAVDYIDSNRHHNLCTTIVNLFELYHGAKISAKQQENLEKIKILEKNITILNFSALSVEIVSDFSSFLKKKGTVIDTKDLFIGALAFEHKCTLKTNNIKHFNQIPGLNIC
- a CDS encoding ATP-binding protein, with the protein product MDDLQQIFSLMNPWWEKKEFSAGLTREKYLSLMKQELQTKQIVFLSGLRRVGKTTLLKQLIHYLLSTTEPKRIFYLTMDFISFKDKTIHQLVEEYRKMHSIGLETPIYVFLDEVTQSSSFEQELKNFYDLENIKFFASSSSASLLKSKNNYLVGRSLIIEVLPLDFTEFLQFKNINILPSEQYLLESYFEEYLKIGGMPEYVLTQDVNCLKNTIEQILYKDIIAYHNIKEKDIVEKMFQLLCERAGKTITLSKLARVLSVSVDTIRRFLEYFKDTFLFYSIDRYAKSLNEKIHSPKKLYIADVGIRNAFVGFKDKGSLVENLVYLKIKQYPLYYYFENNKEIDFIILIKKKTIAIEVKYKKKIEEKELEFFEKSSFSKKILVKQFKDIEDINNVIIS
- a CDS encoding MBL fold metallo-hydrolase, with translation MKIQFLGAAREVGRSCILVDDTYLLDCGIKISSEGQEYPQLPNVAKIKAAFLSHGHLDHCGAFPYFNFKGLNCNIYCTSMTKKIAKILLHDSIHIEMLSTREPAYSEDNISNVLGLMNEVKFHHPFSIEKGTAEFLDAGHIPGSSSVLLTINDKKILYTGDINTSTTNLMEGLRYQLQDIEVMICETTYGDREHPDRNESENNFLNGIEATLKQKGKVLIPCFSVGRAQEVILMLGKRKINVPIYVDGMAKKVTKIVLQQPEYLRNGHALRKASEAIKTIKSSRQRAEVVKEQCIVVTTSGMCVGGPVLDYIKLLYHDEKTGIFLTGYQAEGSNGRLLMEEQKAFVDGMMLNVKCHIEKFDFSAHCGRKELVALINDIQPKHLILNHGDEEAMESIKKEFSKKMKVYTPELNQTITIV
- a CDS encoding NAAT family transporter; the encoded protein is MPEIEFAVLIFWFTSLFSIVNPISAAIISLGFMKNYTHQERKEVAKRAAIIASVVLIIFSLAGNAVFRFFSVSLEALYIGGGICICLIGFRMLNPHEFHKRLHPEVHAEALKKDDVSVMPLAVPLLSGPGAIATTILISSKITTTTERALLGMVIVVLGILIYLCIGNADRIDKFLGKTGAKTVEKIMGIIIVTIGIQFILNGITKYAFLTFGI
- a CDS encoding tRNA uridine(34) 5-carboxymethylaminomethyl modification radical SAM/GNAT enzyme Elp3, with amino-acid sequence METDFYREIIEAVKNKKLEPENLNKIKRELSKKYKLGYIPTNIEILLRAKKTEREKLKALQLKPTRSISGVANVAIMSAPYACPPQAQCTFCPGGPNSQFGTVPKSYTGHEPSTMRGIRNDYDPYLQVFNRIQQYVLLGHSFDKIELIIMGGTFTSYSKVYQEKFIKYALKAMNDFSDLFFIEKRFNIEKFKEFFELPGDIEDHERAAKIKEKLLKIKGDSALDKEQQRNEKANIKCVGLTLESRSDYLKKDYANYILELGCTRVEIGIQSVYEKPLIMVKRGNTTQDNIEAIRDLKDLGFKINLHYMLGLPGIKDKKEDLEGMKQLFSNPDYKPDMLKIYPCMVFKGTPLYEEYVKGNYKPYSTEEAAKMIAAFKPFVGRYCRIMRVNRDIPSKMNEAGIDKTNLRQYVDQFNHHCKCIRCREVGHVYKKTGKKPEKIACIIEEYEASKGKEFFISYEDKEQDILLGFIRMRFPSRILRKEITKTSALIRELHVYGSAVMIGKKESLSITSIAQHKGLGKKLLKNAETIAKKQGKDKIVIIAALGTREYYRKLGYRKEGPYMIKKLRVSLSVE
- a CDS encoding leucyl aminopeptidase translates to MITIKQQPDSNVLIIPLFKGKVPKLNTTLSKILYYNKTFAEEDKFNTTFIERETIIFAGLGEENKLTQEKARIFGSKVYGFLKSKEIKEASLIEFSSKAEILQGFAEGWHLAGYAFDKYKKEKEKRVENLTYVSKEKKLQENLDNAAKITEGVMITRDLVNEIPSTAHPKYIADYTKKLFVKSSKVKVKILGKPEIERLKMGCLLGVSRGSPGEPQVVIIEYTGLKSSKKHHVLVGKGVTYDSGGLNLKPTGFLETMKDDMGGAAAIIGAIKAIENLNVPINITGILGCVENLIGSNAYKPGDVLISAAGKSVEVANTDAEGRLVLSDCLHYATTLKPEAIIDLATLTGAALVVMGKNFACVMGNNQKMINEVIKAGEECHERSWELPLYDEFKEDIKGSIADLKNLGKPKGEAGTIAGGIFLQEFVDKYPWVHIDIAGPVWSDSQKNYIPEGATGFGVRLLVQHFTNLTHK